The proteins below are encoded in one region of Akkermansiaceae bacterium:
- a CDS encoding proline--tRNA ligase → MAKPQQTAIQPTRADDFPEWYQQVVRAADLAENSETRGCMVIKPWGYGIWELIQQQLDTRFKATGHENAYFPLLIPLAYLEKEAEHAEGFATECAVVTHHRLEATKGEDGKTKMVPTGKLAEPYVIRPTSETIIGAAFSRWVESYRDLPLLINQWANVMRWEMRPRLFLRTAEFLWQEGHTAHETKEEAIEETRTIHRLYEEFLRDHLAIPVVPGEKTEAERFPGADMTLTVEAMVQDKKAIQAGTSHYLGTNFSQAQDISFTGRDGSQQLAHTTSWGVSTRLIGTLIMAHADDDGLVLPPRVAPAQIVIVPVTPKEESREAIVDACNALAEILRRECSYAGQPLRVRVDTRDLGGGIKKWEWVKKGTPVRIEIGPRDLESGKVCLQRRDQGPMEKHFMPKEDFIRNASGILHEIHTTLLTRATELRDSNIIRCEDAESFDQHWTQESPGWLITPWAGSRAQEEELSKKHKITIRCLPIDQQDGDPAPCFLTAQPTSARAIWGRSY, encoded by the coding sequence ATGGCAAAGCCTCAACAAACAGCGATCCAACCTACCCGTGCAGACGACTTCCCCGAGTGGTATCAACAAGTCGTCCGCGCTGCCGACCTGGCGGAAAACTCCGAGACCCGCGGTTGCATGGTCATCAAACCGTGGGGTTACGGTATCTGGGAACTCATCCAGCAACAGCTCGATACGCGCTTCAAAGCGACCGGGCACGAAAACGCCTACTTCCCGCTGTTGATTCCCCTTGCCTACCTGGAAAAGGAAGCCGAGCACGCCGAGGGCTTTGCCACCGAGTGCGCCGTGGTCACCCATCACCGGCTGGAAGCGACCAAGGGAGAGGATGGCAAAACAAAAATGGTACCCACCGGCAAGCTCGCCGAGCCCTACGTGATCCGGCCAACGTCCGAGACGATCATCGGCGCCGCCTTCTCACGTTGGGTGGAATCCTATCGTGACCTGCCACTGCTGATCAACCAGTGGGCCAATGTGATGCGTTGGGAAATGCGCCCCCGTCTCTTCCTCCGCACCGCAGAGTTCCTCTGGCAGGAAGGACACACCGCGCACGAGACCAAGGAGGAGGCGATCGAGGAAACCCGCACCATCCACCGGCTCTACGAGGAGTTCCTTCGCGACCACCTCGCCATCCCCGTGGTTCCCGGTGAGAAGACCGAAGCCGAACGCTTCCCCGGTGCCGACATGACTCTAACCGTTGAGGCCATGGTGCAGGATAAAAAGGCCATCCAGGCCGGTACTTCACACTACCTGGGAACCAATTTCTCCCAGGCCCAGGACATCAGTTTCACGGGACGTGATGGCAGCCAGCAACTTGCCCACACCACCTCATGGGGAGTCTCCACCCGCCTCATCGGCACCCTGATCATGGCGCATGCCGACGATGATGGCCTGGTGCTGCCGCCACGTGTCGCACCCGCGCAGATCGTCATCGTGCCGGTCACCCCGAAAGAGGAAAGCCGCGAGGCAATCGTCGATGCCTGCAACGCCCTCGCCGAGATCCTTCGCCGCGAATGCTCCTACGCAGGCCAGCCGTTGCGCGTCCGCGTCGATACCCGCGACCTCGGTGGCGGTATTAAAAAATGGGAGTGGGTCAAAAAAGGAACACCCGTCCGTATTGAAATCGGCCCCCGCGATCTCGAGTCCGGCAAGGTCTGCCTGCAACGCCGCGACCAGGGTCCCATGGAAAAACATTTCATGCCCAAGGAGGACTTCATCCGTAATGCCTCCGGAATCCTGCATGAGATCCACACCACCCTGCTCACCCGCGCCACCGAGCTGCGCGACAGCAATATCATCCGTTGTGAAGACGCCGAAAGCTTCGACCAACACTGGACCCAGGAGTCACCAGGCTGGCTCATCACCCCTTGGGCCGGTAGCCGGGCACAAGAGGAGGAACTCTCCAAAAAACACAAAATCACCATCCGCTGCCTGCCCATCGACCAGCAGGACGGAGATCCCGCACCCTGTTTCCTCACGGCCCAGCCCACCTCCGCGCGCGCCATCTGGGGTCGCAGTTATTAA
- the pilM gene encoding type IV pilus assembly protein PilM: MADAQATVALNIGSQRISMGVFEPSKSGGLILKKYDSTSILADPAAEMARLPQIRVAISELADKLKIGKATKVRYAISGQSVFTRFIKLPPIEDDNIEQLVTFEAQQHVPFPIDEVIWDWQLLESGTGEKEVALVAIKGDALNDMNDVVLEAGLGTAEVDASPMALYNALKYNYPELEETTLLIDIGAKTCNLIYLEGSRMFTRSVAVGGASITTAIAKEYGVNFSEAESQKCSNGMVALNTAHTSQLDEATAALATVIRNALGKLPAEIARTTNYFRSQHGGKAPKQVLLAGGGANLPHIADFFQEKLRLPIEFFNPLKRVSVGKGVDVDKIAAEAHLLGELVGLGLRGVGKAPLEIDLVPDVVSRERDVERRKPWLMAASGVLLAGLALWAWSNMSRKGEAEKQVKDLQQEVEERSKYDRPLKALAIQEAQLDALSSQLVNAQSARVLWVDVWDDLALHFASDVVWLVDFDPVVGFKSSEVTEGSVGTAQSVITSDFSGVEYGNSALAKIARPAPAPVGKGKRPGPAPKEPMVNAIKIKGFWRGDNGYREVTKLIDRLRDGSKFFAVLPTEKTIISLPKALEEGSYAAPFELILPLKQAVPAPSNGSPAR; this comes from the coding sequence ATGGCAGATGCACAGGCTACCGTTGCGCTGAATATAGGATCTCAGCGCATCTCCATGGGGGTGTTTGAACCCTCGAAAAGTGGAGGACTCATCCTCAAGAAATACGACTCGACCTCCATACTCGCGGATCCCGCCGCGGAAATGGCACGCCTTCCCCAGATCAGGGTGGCTATCTCCGAGTTGGCAGACAAATTGAAAATAGGCAAGGCCACGAAGGTGCGCTACGCGATTTCAGGGCAGTCTGTGTTCACCCGTTTTATCAAGCTGCCTCCGATCGAGGACGACAACATCGAGCAGCTGGTCACCTTCGAGGCCCAGCAGCATGTGCCGTTCCCGATCGATGAGGTCATCTGGGACTGGCAGCTCCTTGAAAGCGGCACCGGCGAGAAAGAAGTCGCCCTGGTGGCGATCAAGGGGGACGCTCTCAACGACATGAACGATGTCGTTCTTGAGGCGGGTCTCGGCACCGCCGAGGTGGACGCATCGCCGATGGCTCTTTATAATGCCCTGAAGTATAACTACCCTGAACTTGAGGAAACAACCTTGCTCATCGATATCGGGGCCAAGACCTGCAACCTGATCTACCTCGAAGGCAGCCGCATGTTCACCCGCAGCGTGGCCGTGGGTGGCGCATCCATCACAACCGCCATCGCCAAGGAATACGGCGTTAATTTCTCCGAGGCCGAATCCCAGAAGTGCAGCAATGGCATGGTGGCGCTCAACACCGCGCACACCTCCCAGCTCGATGAAGCCACCGCTGCGCTGGCGACGGTGATCCGCAATGCACTCGGCAAACTGCCCGCCGAGATTGCCCGGACCACCAATTATTTCCGCAGCCAGCACGGTGGCAAGGCACCCAAGCAGGTCCTCCTTGCCGGTGGTGGAGCCAACCTTCCGCACATTGCCGATTTCTTCCAAGAGAAGCTGCGGTTGCCGATCGAGTTTTTTAACCCGCTGAAACGCGTTTCCGTAGGAAAAGGGGTCGATGTCGATAAAATCGCCGCCGAAGCCCACCTGCTCGGTGAGCTGGTGGGTCTGGGGTTGCGAGGTGTCGGCAAGGCTCCCTTGGAGATTGATCTCGTGCCCGACGTTGTCTCCCGCGAGCGTGATGTCGAGCGACGCAAGCCATGGCTGATGGCGGCTTCCGGGGTCCTCCTGGCCGGTCTGGCACTCTGGGCCTGGTCGAACATGTCCCGCAAGGGTGAGGCGGAAAAGCAGGTGAAGGATCTCCAGCAAGAAGTCGAGGAGCGCAGTAAATACGACCGACCACTCAAGGCGCTCGCCATCCAGGAAGCACAGCTTGACGCGCTGTCGTCCCAGCTGGTCAATGCCCAGAGTGCCCGCGTACTCTGGGTGGATGTCTGGGATGACCTGGCTCTCCACTTTGCCAGCGATGTTGTCTGGCTTGTCGATTTCGACCCGGTGGTTGGCTTTAAATCCAGTGAGGTGACCGAGGGAAGTGTTGGCACTGCCCAGTCTGTGATCACCAGTGACTTCAGTGGCGTCGAATATGGCAACTCCGCGCTGGCCAAGATTGCCCGCCCCGCTCCTGCCCCGGTTGGAAAAGGCAAGCGCCCGGGCCCCGCGCCCAAGGAGCCGATGGTCAATGCCATCAAGATCAAGGGGTTCTGGCGGGGCGACAATGGTTACCGCGAGGTCACCAAGCTGATCGACCGCCTGCGTGACGGCTCCAAGTTCTTTGCGGTGCTGCCGACGGAAAAAACGATCATCTCGTTGCCCAAGGCTCTCGAAGAGGGCTCATACGCGGCTCCATTCGAGCTTATCCTCCCGTTGAAGCAAGCCGTCCCGGCGCCATCCAATGGCTCGCCCGCCCGTTAA
- a CDS encoding type II and III secretion system protein encodes METTPTHLHKQDAGRSADSFVSRPISKKAAVLMAVAAAMPVAVNVAHAGGYVGGGTSSIAQKEIARRAALVVEADKALVAGRAAFAKNDFEEAVKQYQTALSLLPPGPSLADRRHSYTGHLGDASVSLAQQYRRNGRYAEARTLLEGVLLQDPANFAAKKQLEYLDDPIRTNPALTYEHTQNVDRVRKHLYMGEGYYNLGKYDEADLEFKKVLQIDKYNKAARRWLEKVAATKSDYYRAAYDHTRAELLKEVDKAWEMAVPPELPVFGGGETTATAATGVQYLQQKLNNIIIPLVDFDNTTVQEALDFLRLRAREIDPEPDENRKGLNFIIRKPGVSGAPAGDAGAALDADAAVGGGNIEGLRIDELKLRNVPLGTVLQYICDKTRLRYKLDEHSVILLPLEALEVNDLYTRTFVVPPDFIAKLTEGGGSKAADDDDPFGGGGGGGGADTLKKRLSAKELLLNNGVSFPDKAFANYIAATSTLVVHNTLGNLDIIEQIIEALRKGGPRQVRIMTKFIEVSQENTDELGFDWIISPFGLNGNSSYIGGGTVGNGSPRYGSDYISPVAFTQVPGVPAGSTETVSNTSTAGLRSGDYATTRNSIDAILNNPTRTAQSGSVAPGILSLTGLFTDGQVQMIMRGLAQKKGTDVMTAPSVLARSGEKATIEVIREFIYPTEYEPPELPNSVGSGQGGAGIGGGQGASIFPVTPATPTAFETRNTGVTLEIEPVIGENNYTIDLRFAPELVEFEGFINYGSPIQSPASDALGNPIQITITENRIEMPVFSVRRVTTALTIYDGYTVAVGGMMREDVQNVQDKVPILGDLPLIGRLFQTKAENHIKSNLIIFVTAEIIDAAGARINQPTSPAAGAGGTVPTSPVPTGGGVLPPLPE; translated from the coding sequence ATGGAAACCACACCTACGCACCTACACAAACAAGACGCAGGTCGATCTGCTGACAGTTTTGTCAGTCGTCCGATAAGCAAAAAGGCCGCCGTCCTCATGGCTGTCGCTGCTGCTATGCCTGTCGCCGTTAATGTCGCCCACGCCGGTGGATACGTTGGGGGCGGAACATCAAGCATCGCTCAGAAAGAGATTGCTCGACGTGCCGCACTCGTCGTCGAGGCCGACAAGGCCCTCGTAGCCGGACGCGCTGCTTTTGCTAAAAACGACTTCGAAGAAGCCGTTAAGCAATACCAGACCGCGTTGAGCCTACTGCCTCCCGGCCCGTCGCTCGCTGACCGCCGTCACTCCTACACAGGTCACCTCGGTGATGCTTCCGTTTCACTTGCCCAGCAGTATCGCCGCAACGGTCGATATGCTGAAGCCCGCACGCTCTTGGAAGGTGTCCTGCTCCAGGACCCTGCCAATTTCGCTGCCAAGAAACAGCTCGAGTATCTTGACGATCCCATCCGCACCAACCCGGCGCTGACCTACGAGCACACCCAGAATGTTGACCGTGTCCGTAAGCACCTCTACATGGGTGAGGGATATTACAACCTCGGTAAATACGATGAAGCCGACCTTGAGTTCAAGAAGGTCCTTCAGATTGACAAGTATAACAAGGCAGCCCGTCGCTGGCTCGAGAAAGTAGCTGCGACCAAGTCAGATTACTACCGCGCTGCCTACGACCATACCCGCGCCGAACTTCTCAAGGAAGTGGACAAGGCCTGGGAAATGGCGGTGCCACCTGAGCTTCCTGTTTTCGGAGGCGGCGAAACCACGGCTACCGCAGCCACCGGTGTCCAGTACCTGCAACAGAAGTTGAACAACATCATCATCCCGTTGGTGGATTTCGACAACACCACGGTCCAGGAAGCTCTTGACTTCCTTCGTCTCCGTGCGCGTGAAATCGACCCCGAGCCCGATGAAAACCGCAAGGGTCTGAACTTCATCATCCGCAAGCCTGGTGTGTCCGGTGCCCCTGCCGGTGATGCCGGTGCCGCGCTTGATGCTGATGCCGCTGTTGGTGGCGGTAACATCGAAGGCCTGCGTATCGACGAACTCAAGCTTCGCAATGTGCCTCTGGGCACAGTGTTGCAGTATATCTGCGACAAGACCCGCCTTCGCTACAAGCTCGACGAGCACTCTGTGATTCTGTTGCCTCTCGAGGCACTGGAAGTGAACGACCTCTACACCCGCACCTTTGTGGTTCCGCCTGACTTCATCGCCAAGCTGACTGAAGGTGGTGGCAGCAAGGCAGCTGATGATGATGATCCTTTCGGTGGCGGCGGTGGCGGCGGCGGTGCTGACACGCTCAAAAAGCGTCTCTCTGCCAAGGAACTGCTGCTCAACAACGGTGTCAGTTTCCCAGACAAGGCATTCGCCAACTACATTGCAGCTACCAGCACCCTGGTCGTGCATAACACCCTGGGCAATCTCGACATCATCGAGCAAATCATCGAAGCTCTCCGTAAGGGAGGTCCCCGTCAGGTCCGTATCATGACCAAATTCATCGAGGTCTCCCAGGAGAATACCGATGAACTGGGATTCGACTGGATTATCTCACCATTCGGTCTCAATGGAAATAGTTCATACATAGGTGGAGGTACCGTGGGTAATGGTTCGCCACGCTATGGTTCCGACTATATTAGCCCGGTGGCCTTCACCCAGGTTCCCGGTGTGCCCGCTGGTTCTACCGAGACTGTCTCGAACACCTCGACCGCAGGTCTTCGCAGTGGTGACTACGCAACAACGCGCAACAGCATTGATGCCATCCTCAATAACCCGACCCGCACAGCCCAGTCCGGTAGCGTGGCCCCTGGTATCCTCTCACTTACCGGTCTGTTTACAGACGGTCAGGTGCAGATGATCATGCGCGGCCTGGCCCAGAAAAAGGGCACTGATGTGATGACCGCTCCCAGCGTTCTCGCACGAAGTGGCGAGAAGGCAACGATTGAGGTTATCCGCGAGTTTATCTACCCAACCGAATACGAACCACCGGAACTGCCCAACAGCGTTGGCTCCGGTCAGGGTGGTGCAGGTATCGGCGGTGGCCAGGGTGCTTCCATCTTCCCGGTAACCCCTGCTACTCCTACGGCGTTCGAAACCCGTAACACAGGTGTCACCCTCGAGATCGAGCCCGTTATTGGTGAAAACAACTACACCATCGACCTCCGCTTTGCTCCTGAGCTTGTTGAGTTCGAAGGATTCATCAACTACGGCTCACCGATTCAGAGCCCCGCATCCGATGCGCTTGGTAACCCGATCCAGATCACCATTACGGAAAACCGGATTGAAATGCCAGTGTTCTCGGTGCGCCGCGTGACAACCGCGTTGACCATCTATGATGGCTACACCGTGGCTGTTGGTGGTATGATGCGTGAAGATGTGCAGAATGTGCAGGACAAGGTGCCCATTCTTGGTGACCTGCCACTGATCGGACGTCTGTTCCAGACCAAGGCAGAAAACCACATCAAGAGCAACCTGATCATCTTTGTGACGGCTGAAATCATCGATGCGGCCGGTGCCCGGATCAACCAGCCAACCAGCCCCGCAGCCGGTGCCGGTGGTACAGTTCCAACATCACCGGTTCCAACGGGTGGTGGTGTGCTGCCACCTCTTCCGGAGTAG
- the coaE gene encoding dephospho-CoA kinase (Dephospho-CoA kinase (CoaE) performs the final step in coenzyme A biosynthesis.), with protein MESRLTIIGLTGGIATGKSTCCRIISNLYPDTVVFDADASVRALYSVPEVMEQLERHFGPLPKNADGEIDKTFLRWAAFSHPGDKKFLEDVFHPRVRKECLALLEETARNALSRLFVADIPLLFESGFDFGQSANLLVATSRETQIDRLKKRNAWDDDTVEAVLASQMPIEAKLTLADVVFWNEGPEEILNCQCRRFLQSIHCVSSKNPTRSED; from the coding sequence ATGGAATCCAGACTCACCATCATTGGCTTGACAGGTGGTATTGCCACCGGAAAGTCAACTTGTTGCCGGATCATCAGCAACCTGTATCCTGATACGGTGGTGTTTGATGCGGATGCCTCTGTCAGGGCGCTATACTCAGTTCCCGAGGTCATGGAGCAGCTGGAGCGGCATTTCGGGCCATTACCTAAAAATGCCGACGGTGAGATCGATAAAACCTTTTTGCGCTGGGCCGCGTTTTCCCATCCCGGTGATAAAAAATTTCTAGAGGATGTTTTTCACCCCAGGGTCAGAAAGGAATGTCTTGCATTATTGGAGGAAACAGCTAGAAATGCGTTGTCGCGCCTCTTTGTTGCGGATATCCCTCTCCTGTTTGAGAGCGGATTCGATTTTGGCCAGTCGGCCAATTTACTGGTAGCCACCAGTAGGGAAACCCAAATTGACCGACTCAAAAAACGCAACGCATGGGACGACGACACCGTGGAAGCTGTGCTAGCATCACAGATGCCCATCGAGGCCAAGCTCACCTTGGCTGATGTGGTGTTCTGGAATGAAGGTCCAGAGGAAATACTGAACTGCCAGTGTCGCCGTTTCCTGCAATCGATCCACTGCGTATCATCAAAAAACCCGACGCGCAGCGAAGATTGA
- the rho gene encoding transcription termination factor Rho, giving the protein MNEETATNQPATEPVIPDEVKVVAKDVASKDATPATGTSGVAEVTDGPEIDPPRPGQAGEAGDEVEPAQEIVSGEAKNAEPEPRPKPVLPPLPELPEAICINEYREKPLSEIYTMLEALPVKIPAKASKSQLIFDLVSFYAKEGVIVEGEGVLEQAKDNYAMLRDPAKSFKTSPDDLYVSGHLIRDHGLVVGQKIKVTLRAPKGRDKYISASEVLEVEGMPVDTYQKPKGFDHLTAMFPDQRIILENKETGMSPRVLDLVAPLGKGQRGLIVAPPRGGKTIMLKQIAKSIQLNHPEVELIILLLDERPEEVTDFEETVDAEVFSSTFDEAAKRHAQVSDLVMERAKRLVELGKDVVLLLDSLTRLARGHNNAQRSGPIGSGGLSPVALQQSRKFFGAARNCEEGGSLTILATALVETESKMDDVIFEEFKGTGNMEVRLDRELAEQRIYPAIHIPQSGTRNDDRLYHPDEMAKVLEIRRQLASLPIGEAIETLLKNLSRTTTNAELLLSGLTIGRK; this is encoded by the coding sequence ATGAACGAAGAAACCGCCACCAACCAGCCCGCCACCGAGCCTGTCATACCTGATGAGGTAAAGGTCGTTGCAAAGGATGTTGCATCCAAAGACGCCACCCCAGCAACTGGCACATCCGGTGTTGCTGAAGTGACCGATGGTCCTGAAATCGATCCTCCTCGACCCGGGCAGGCTGGGGAAGCCGGTGATGAAGTGGAACCAGCTCAAGAAATTGTATCCGGCGAGGCAAAGAATGCGGAGCCGGAACCCCGCCCTAAGCCGGTTCTGCCCCCCTTGCCAGAATTGCCGGAAGCTATCTGCATCAATGAATACCGCGAAAAACCACTCTCTGAGATCTATACGATGCTGGAAGCTTTGCCGGTGAAGATTCCCGCCAAGGCATCCAAAAGCCAGCTTATTTTTGATCTGGTCAGTTTCTACGCCAAGGAAGGCGTCATTGTCGAGGGGGAGGGGGTCCTGGAGCAAGCCAAGGATAACTACGCCATGCTGCGCGATCCGGCCAAGAGCTTTAAAACCTCTCCCGATGACCTCTATGTAAGCGGCCATCTCATCCGCGATCACGGTCTCGTCGTTGGCCAGAAAATCAAGGTCACCCTCCGTGCCCCCAAGGGGAGGGACAAGTATATTTCCGCCAGTGAGGTGTTAGAGGTGGAGGGGATGCCCGTCGATACCTATCAGAAACCGAAAGGGTTTGATCACTTGACAGCCATGTTCCCCGACCAGCGAATTATCCTTGAAAACAAGGAAACGGGAATGTCTCCGCGTGTGTTAGATCTGGTGGCGCCGCTCGGTAAAGGACAGCGCGGCCTGATCGTCGCTCCCCCACGCGGTGGCAAAACCATCATGCTCAAGCAGATCGCCAAGTCGATCCAGCTCAACCACCCCGAGGTGGAGCTGATTATCCTCCTGCTCGATGAGCGGCCTGAGGAAGTAACCGATTTTGAGGAAACGGTGGACGCTGAAGTCTTCAGCTCTACCTTCGATGAAGCGGCCAAGCGTCATGCCCAGGTGTCCGATCTGGTGATGGAGCGTGCCAAACGCCTGGTCGAGCTTGGTAAGGATGTGGTGCTTCTCCTGGATAGCCTGACCCGGCTTGCCCGGGGCCATAATAACGCCCAGCGTAGTGGTCCGATCGGCTCCGGTGGCCTCAGTCCCGTGGCCTTGCAGCAGAGTCGTAAATTCTTTGGTGCCGCCAGAAACTGCGAGGAAGGTGGCAGTCTGACCATTCTCGCTACAGCCCTTGTCGAGACCGAAAGCAAGATGGACGATGTGATTTTCGAAGAGTTCAAAGGCACTGGCAACATGGAGGTCAGGCTGGATCGGGAGCTTGCCGAACAGCGGATTTACCCGGCCATTCATATACCACAGAGCGGAACGCGTAATGATGACCGTCTCTATCACCCCGATGAAATGGCCAAGGTACTCGAAATCCGGCGACAGCTGGCCTCGCTGCCGATCGGTGAAGCCATCGAGACCTTGCTTAAAAACCTTTCCAGGACGACCACCAACGCAGAGTTGCTGCTGTCAGGCTTGACGATTGGACGCAAATAG
- a CDS encoding HRDC domain-containing protein, with amino-acid sequence MICDTTELGNYLNGRKPLCAIDTEADSLHRYSESLCLVQFSDGDSHVLIDPLAIEDLSPLRNYLENATCWMHGADYDMHMLKTNLGVIPPTVFDTQIGARLLGVRKFGYGDLVTHYMDVQLEKTSQKADWAKRPLTPVMEEYALNDVIYLLPMADMIVSKLKEAGRYDWFTESCEAARAKSMEKKQEKEDRWRIKGSGKLDPLGLNYLRALWYWRDYEAEQWDRPPFMVTGNKQLLEWVASLQEGRKPVLPRHFRTSRVRNFQQAVAKARKVAPEDMPQRIRGKRRRKEKEFDARLDELIAKRNRVAAELDIDSSLIAPRAVLEALAGKHEGAEEMLLNWQRNLLGI; translated from the coding sequence ATGATCTGCGACACAACGGAACTTGGAAATTATTTAAATGGGCGGAAACCGCTCTGTGCAATTGATACCGAGGCAGACAGCCTGCACCGCTACAGTGAGAGCTTGTGCCTGGTGCAGTTCAGTGACGGCGATAGCCATGTCTTGATCGATCCGCTCGCGATCGAGGACCTGAGTCCATTGCGCAACTACCTGGAGAATGCCACCTGTTGGATGCATGGAGCCGATTACGATATGCACATGCTGAAAACCAATCTGGGTGTGATTCCGCCCACGGTTTTTGATACCCAGATCGGAGCGCGGTTGCTGGGGGTTCGTAAATTTGGTTATGGTGACCTGGTGACTCATTACATGGATGTGCAGCTTGAAAAAACATCACAGAAGGCAGACTGGGCCAAGCGCCCGCTTACACCTGTGATGGAGGAGTATGCCCTCAATGATGTCATCTACCTGCTGCCCATGGCGGATATGATCGTTTCCAAATTGAAGGAGGCTGGGAGATATGATTGGTTTACCGAGAGCTGCGAAGCGGCCCGCGCCAAGTCCATGGAGAAAAAACAAGAGAAGGAGGATCGCTGGCGTATCAAAGGCAGCGGTAAACTTGATCCGTTAGGTTTGAATTACCTCAGGGCTCTCTGGTATTGGCGTGATTACGAAGCCGAACAATGGGATCGCCCCCCGTTTATGGTAACCGGGAACAAGCAATTGTTAGAATGGGTGGCAAGTCTTCAAGAAGGCAGGAAGCCTGTGCTTCCACGCCATTTCAGGACCAGTCGTGTTAGAAATTTCCAACAAGCCGTTGCTAAAGCCAGGAAGGTGGCGCCAGAGGACATGCCGCAACGCATCCGTGGTAAACGTCGCCGTAAGGAAAAGGAATTTGATGCCCGGCTTGATGAACTGATTGCAAAAAGAAACCGGGTTGCAGCGGAGCTCGATATCGACAGCTCATTGATTGCACCCCGCGCCGTACTCGAAGCCTTGGCCGGCAAACACGAGGGAGCTGAGGAGATGTTGCTTAACTGGCAAAGGAATCTGCTTGGCATTTAA